The following are from one region of the Pseudomonas putida genome:
- a CDS encoding transglycosylase SLT domain-containing protein: MRSRLLHIASCLLLTAATCAAQATDLTLQRQYYDEAKRALAKGDKGPYLRYAQALSDYPLTPYLAYDELTARLKTASNQEIEGFLAKHGDLPQANWMKLRWLRWLAERGEWDTFVKYYDPKLNFTELDCLNGQYQLSHGLRAEGYATADKLWNVGKSQPATCDTLFAMWAAEGQLTEAKRWQRTKLAAQARNYSLANNLVKTLTTLAPQGRLLVDVAQKPELLNQPSRFSPVNEAMSDVVSLGLRRLARQDPERAMALLDDYAQRMHFSRDEKVAIAREIGLTLARRYDPRALDLMTRYDPELRDNTVSEWRLRLLLRLGRWEDAYQLTRRLPQDLASSSRWKYWQARSLELAQPNNPQIPLLYKTVARERDFYGFLAADRAQTPYQLNNKPLVLSPQLVNKVRNTPGIRRALEFHARGQIVEGRREWYHVSRHFSRDEMVAQARLGYDLRWYFPAIRTISQAQYWDDLDIRFPMAHRDTLVREAKVRGLHSSWVFAITRQESAFMEDARSPVGASGLMQLMPATAKETARKFSIPLASPAQVLNPDKNIQLGAAYLSQVHSQFNGNRVLASAAYNAGPGRVRQWLKGAKHLSFDVWVESIPFDETRQYVQNVLSYSVIYGQKLNSPQPLVDWHERYFDDM; encoded by the coding sequence ATGCGCAGCCGCCTGTTACATATTGCATCCTGCCTGCTGCTCACCGCCGCCACCTGCGCGGCGCAGGCCACCGACCTTACCCTGCAACGCCAGTACTATGACGAGGCCAAGCGCGCACTGGCCAAAGGCGACAAAGGCCCGTACCTGCGCTATGCCCAGGCCCTCAGCGACTACCCGCTGACCCCCTATCTGGCCTACGACGAGCTCACTGCCCGGCTGAAAACCGCCAGCAACCAGGAAATCGAAGGCTTCCTCGCCAAGCATGGCGACCTGCCCCAGGCCAACTGGATGAAACTGCGCTGGTTGCGCTGGCTGGCCGAACGCGGCGAATGGGACACTTTCGTCAAGTACTACGACCCCAAGCTCAACTTCACCGAACTGGATTGCCTCAACGGCCAGTACCAGCTCAGCCACGGCCTGCGCGCCGAGGGCTACGCCACCGCCGACAAACTGTGGAATGTCGGCAAGTCGCAGCCGGCCACCTGCGACACCCTGTTCGCCATGTGGGCGGCCGAAGGCCAGCTGACCGAGGCCAAACGCTGGCAACGCACCAAGCTGGCGGCCCAGGCGCGCAACTACAGCCTGGCCAACAACCTGGTCAAGACCCTGACCACCCTCGCCCCGCAGGGGCGCCTGCTGGTCGATGTGGCGCAGAAGCCCGAGCTACTCAACCAGCCATCGCGTTTCAGCCCGGTCAACGAAGCCATGTCCGACGTAGTCAGCCTCGGCCTGCGCCGCCTGGCCCGGCAGGACCCGGAGCGGGCCATGGCGCTGCTCGACGACTACGCCCAGCGCATGCACTTTTCCCGTGACGAGAAGGTGGCCATCGCCCGCGAAATCGGCCTGACCCTGGCGCGCCGCTACGACCCGCGCGCGCTCGACCTGATGACCCGCTATGACCCGGAACTGCGCGACAACACCGTCAGCGAATGGCGCCTGCGCCTGCTGCTGCGCCTGGGCCGCTGGGAGGACGCCTACCAGCTGACCCGCCGCCTGCCCCAGGACCTGGCCAGCAGCAGCCGCTGGAAGTACTGGCAGGCGCGCAGCCTGGAACTGGCGCAGCCGAACAACCCGCAAATCCCGCTGCTGTACAAGACCGTGGCGCGTGAGCGCGACTTCTACGGTTTCCTCGCTGCCGACCGGGCACAGACCCCATACCAGCTGAACAACAAGCCGCTGGTGCTCAGCCCGCAACTGGTCAACAAGGTACGCAACACCCCGGGCATCCGCCGCGCGCTGGAGTTCCACGCGCGCGGCCAGATCGTCGAAGGCCGCCGCGAGTGGTACCACGTCAGTCGCCACTTCAGCCGCGATGAAATGGTCGCCCAGGCGCGCCTGGGCTACGACCTGCGCTGGTACTTCCCGGCCATTCGCACCATCAGCCAGGCGCAGTACTGGGACGACCTGGACATTCGCTTCCCGATGGCCCACCGCGACACCCTGGTACGCGAGGCCAAGGTCCGCGGCCTGCATTCGAGCTGGGTATTCGCCATTACCCGCCAGGAAAGCGCCTTCATGGAAGATGCCCGCTCGCCGGTGGGTGCCAGCGGCCTGATGCAGCTGATGCCGGCCACGGCCAAGGAAACCGCGCGCAAGTTCAGTATTCCGCTGGCGTCCCCGGCGCAGGTGCTCAACCCGGACAAGAACATACAGCTGGGCGCGGCCTACCTGAGCCAGGTGCACAGCCAGTTCAACGGCAACCGGGTGCTGGCTTCGGCGGCCTACAACGCCGGGCCGGGGCGGGTGCGCCAGTGGCTGAAAGGCGCCAAGCACCTGAGCTTCGATGTGTGGGTGGAGTCGATCCCGTTCGACGAAACGCGCCAGTACGTGCAGAACGTGCTGTCGTATTCGGTGATCTATGGGCAGAAGCTGAACTCGCCGCAGCCGCTGGTGGACTGGCATGAGCGGTACTTCGATGACATGTGA
- a CDS encoding ATP-binding cassette domain-containing protein, with product MTLLKFSDVSLAFGAMPLLDKVSWQIARGERVCIIGRNGTGKSSMLRLVKGEQKGDDGEIWRAPGLKIGELPQELPVADERTVFDVVAAGLDGVGELLAQFHHLSLNIQGDEDLEKLMHVQHELEARDGWRLQQVVESTLSRLQLPADKTLAELSGGWRRRVLLAQALVSEPDLLLLDEPTNHLDIGAIAWLEEALRGFNGAVLFITHDRSFLQNLATRILELDRGGLIDWNGDYASFLVHKEAALAAEETANALFDKRLAQEEVWIRQGIKARRTRNEGRVRALKALRVERSERRERQGKANIQIEAAEKSGKQVMVLENVSFHHPEGPVLVKDFSMVLQREDRIGLLGANGTGKTTLLKLMLGDLEPTAGKVERGTKLEVAYFDQMRHQLDLEKTVIDNLAEGRDFIEIDGQNRHVLSYLGDFLFSPQRARTPVKALSGGERARLLLAKLFSKPANLLVLDEPTNDLDVETLELLEEVLSNYKGTVLMVSHDRAFLDNVVTSTLVFEGEGKVREYVGGYEDWIRQGGSPKLLGVTESKGGKSALNSAVVEKVEAKPAPVAAPAAEEVSKKKLSYKLQRELEMLPGQIDELEQRMAEAQEEVNAAGFYQRPIAETSAVLAKIEKLQGELDVLVERWAELEG from the coding sequence ATGACCCTGCTCAAATTCAGCGATGTGTCCCTCGCATTCGGCGCCATGCCGCTGCTGGACAAGGTGTCCTGGCAGATCGCTCGTGGCGAGCGGGTGTGCATCATCGGCCGCAACGGCACCGGCAAGTCGAGCATGCTGCGCCTGGTCAAGGGCGAGCAGAAGGGCGACGACGGCGAAATCTGGCGTGCCCCTGGCCTGAAGATCGGCGAGCTGCCGCAGGAGCTACCGGTGGCCGATGAACGCACGGTGTTCGACGTGGTGGCCGCAGGCCTGGATGGCGTGGGCGAGTTGCTGGCGCAGTTCCATCACCTGAGCCTGAACATCCAGGGTGATGAAGACCTGGAAAAACTCATGCACGTCCAGCACGAGCTGGAAGCCCGTGACGGCTGGCGGCTGCAGCAGGTGGTGGAAAGCACCCTCAGCCGCCTGCAGCTGCCGGCCGACAAGACCCTGGCCGAGCTGTCCGGTGGCTGGCGCCGCCGCGTGCTGCTGGCCCAGGCGCTGGTGTCGGAGCCCGATCTGCTGCTGCTCGACGAGCCGACCAACCACCTGGACATCGGTGCCATCGCCTGGCTTGAAGAGGCGCTGCGTGGCTTCAACGGCGCGGTGCTGTTCATCACCCACGACCGTTCCTTCCTGCAGAACCTGGCCACCCGCATCCTCGAGCTGGACCGCGGCGGCCTGATCGACTGGAATGGCGACTATGCCAGCTTCCTGGTGCACAAGGAGGCCGCGCTGGCTGCCGAGGAAACCGCCAACGCGCTGTTCGACAAGCGCCTGGCCCAGGAAGAAGTGTGGATCCGCCAGGGCATCAAGGCCCGCCGTACCCGCAACGAAGGCCGCGTACGCGCGCTGAAGGCCCTGCGCGTGGAGCGTAGCGAACGCCGCGAGCGCCAGGGCAAGGCCAACATCCAGATCGAGGCTGCGGAAAAGTCCGGCAAGCAGGTCATGGTGCTGGAGAATGTCAGCTTCCATCACCCCGAAGGGCCGGTGCTGGTCAAGGACTTCTCCATGGTCCTGCAGCGTGAGGACCGCATCGGCCTGCTGGGCGCCAACGGTACCGGCAAGACGACCCTGCTCAAGCTGATGCTCGGCGACCTGGAACCGACCGCCGGCAAGGTGGAGCGCGGCACCAAGCTGGAAGTGGCCTATTTCGACCAGATGCGCCACCAGCTCGACCTGGAAAAGACCGTGATCGACAACCTGGCCGAAGGCCGCGATTTCATCGAGATCGACGGCCAGAACCGCCATGTGCTGAGCTACCTGGGTGACTTCCTGTTCAGCCCCCAACGTGCCCGCACGCCGGTCAAGGCGCTGTCGGGTGGCGAGCGGGCGCGGCTGTTGCTGGCAAAACTGTTCAGCAAGCCGGCCAACCTGCTGGTGCTTGACGAACCGACCAACGACCTGGATGTGGAAACCCTCGAGCTGCTCGAGGAGGTACTGTCCAACTACAAGGGCACCGTGTTGATGGTCAGCCACGACCGGGCCTTCCTCGACAACGTGGTGACCAGCACCCTGGTGTTCGAAGGCGAAGGCAAGGTGCGCGAGTACGTCGGTGGTTACGAGGACTGGATCCGCCAGGGGGGCTCACCGAAGCTGCTGGGAGTGACCGAGAGCAAGGGCGGCAAGTCTGCGCTCAACAGCGCGGTGGTGGAGAAGGTCGAGGCCAAGCCGGCGCCAGTGGCTGCTCCGGCGGCGGAAGAGGTTTCGAAGAAAAAGCTCAGCTACAAGCTGCAACGTGAACTGGAAATGCTGCCGGGGCAGATCGACGAGCTGGAGCAGCGCATGGCCGAGGCCCAGGAAGAAGTGAATGCGGCGGGCTTCTATCAGCGGCCGATTGCGGAAACTTCGGCAGTGCTGGCGAAAATCGAGAAGCTGCAGGGTGAGCTGGATGTGCTGGTAGAGCGCTGGGCCGAGCTGGAAGGCTGA
- a CDS encoding universal stress protein — protein sequence MQYEHLLVAVDLTEECDPVIKRAMALAAPSNAKVSLVHIVEPMAMAFGGDVPMDLSQLQQQQFDQAKERMERLFNKYPDIHRGDSHLTYGQPRQEIHQLAKDQKCDLIVVGSHGRHGLALLLGSTANDVLHGAPCDVLAVRLQKKE from the coding sequence ATGCAATACGAACATTTGTTGGTCGCCGTCGACCTGACCGAAGAATGCGACCCGGTGATCAAACGCGCCATGGCGCTAGCCGCGCCGTCGAATGCCAAGGTTTCGCTGGTACACATCGTCGAGCCGATGGCCATGGCGTTCGGCGGTGACGTGCCGATGGACCTGTCGCAGCTGCAACAGCAGCAGTTCGACCAGGCCAAGGAGCGCATGGAGCGCCTGTTCAACAAGTACCCGGATATTCATCGCGGTGACTCGCACCTGACCTACGGCCAGCCGCGCCAGGAAATCCACCAGCTGGCCAAGGACCAGAAGTGTGACCTGATCGTGGTCGGCAGCCATGGCCGTCACGGCCTGGCGTTGCTGCTGGGCTCCACGGCCAATGACGTGCTGCATGGCGCCCCGTGCGATGTACTGGCGGTGCGGTTGCAGAAGAAGGAATGA
- the fadB gene encoding fatty acid oxidation complex subunit alpha FadB, whose amino-acid sequence MIYEGKAITVKALESGIVELKFDLKGESVNKFNRLTLNELRQAVDAIQADASVKGVIVSSGKDVFIVGADITEFVDNFKLPEAELVAGNLEANRIFNAFEDLEVPTVAAINGIALGGGLEMCLAADYRVMSTSAKIGLPEVKLGIYPGFGGTVRLPRLIGSDNAIEWIAAGKENRAEDALKVGAVDAVVAPELLMAGALDLVKRAISGELDYKAKRQPKLEKLKLNAIEQMMAFETAKGFVAGQAGPNYPAPVEAIKTIQKAANFGRDKALEVEAAGFAKLARTSVAQSLIGLFLNDQELKRKAKAHDEIAHDVKQAAVLGAGIMGGGIAYQSAVKGTPILMKDIREEAIQLGLNEASKLLGNRVEKGRLTPAKMAEALNAIRPTLSYGDFANVDIVVEAVVENPKVKQAVLAEVESQVKDDAILASNTSTISINLLAKALKRPENFVGMHFFNPVHMMPLVEVIRGEKSSEVAVATTVAYAKKMGKNPIVVNDCPGFLVNRVLFPYFGGFAKLVSAGVDFVRIDKVMEKFGWPMGPAYLMDVVGIDTGHHGRDVMAEGFPDRMKDERRSAVDALYEANRLGQKNGKGFYAYETDKRGKPKKVADASVLDVLKPIVFEQREVSDEDIINWMMIPLCLETVRCLEDGIVETAAEADMGLVYGIGFPPFRGGALRYIDSIGVAEFVALADQYADLGPLYHPTAKLREMAKNGQRFFN is encoded by the coding sequence ATGATTTACGAAGGTAAAGCCATCACGGTTAAGGCTCTTGAAAGTGGCATCGTCGAGCTCAAGTTCGACCTCAAGGGTGAGTCCGTCAACAAGTTCAACCGCCTGACCCTGAACGAGCTGCGCCAGGCTGTCGATGCCATCCAGGCCGACGCCTCGGTCAAGGGCGTGATCGTCAGCAGTGGCAAGGACGTGTTCATCGTCGGCGCCGACATCACCGAGTTCGTCGACAACTTCAAGCTGCCCGAGGCCGAACTGGTCGCCGGCAACCTGGAAGCCAACCGCATCTTCAACGCCTTCGAAGACCTCGAAGTGCCGACCGTCGCCGCCATCAACGGCATCGCCCTGGGCGGCGGCCTGGAAATGTGCCTGGCCGCCGACTACCGGGTCATGTCCACCAGCGCCAAGATCGGCCTGCCGGAAGTCAAGCTGGGTATCTACCCGGGCTTCGGCGGTACCGTGCGCCTGCCGCGCCTGATCGGTTCGGACAACGCCATCGAATGGATCGCCGCCGGCAAGGAGAACCGCGCCGAAGACGCCCTGAAAGTGGGTGCCGTCGACGCCGTGGTTGCACCTGAACTGCTGATGGCCGGTGCCCTTGACCTGGTCAAGCGCGCCATCAGTGGTGAGCTGGACTACAAGGCCAAGCGCCAGCCCAAGCTGGAAAAGCTCAAGCTCAACGCCATCGAGCAGATGATGGCCTTCGAAACTGCCAAGGGCTTCGTCGCCGGCCAGGCCGGCCCGAACTACCCGGCCCCGGTCGAAGCCATCAAGACCATCCAGAAGGCCGCCAACTTCGGCCGTGACAAGGCTCTGGAAGTTGAAGCCGCAGGCTTCGCCAAGCTGGCCAGAACCTCGGTTGCCCAGAGCCTGATCGGCCTGTTCCTCAACGACCAGGAGCTCAAGCGCAAGGCCAAGGCGCATGATGAAATCGCCCACGACGTGAAGCAGGCTGCCGTGCTCGGCGCCGGCATCATGGGTGGCGGCATCGCCTACCAGTCGGCGGTCAAGGGCACCCCGATCCTGATGAAGGACATCCGCGAGGAAGCCATCCAGCTGGGCCTGAACGAGGCCTCCAAGCTGCTCGGCAACCGCGTCGAGAAGGGCCGCCTGACCCCGGCCAAGATGGCCGAGGCACTCAACGCCATTCGCCCGACCCTGTCCTATGGCGATTTCGCCAATGTCGACATCGTCGTCGAGGCCGTGGTCGAGAACCCGAAAGTCAAGCAGGCCGTGCTGGCCGAAGTGGAAAGCCAGGTGAAGGACGATGCGATCCTCGCTTCCAACACCTCGACCATTTCCATCAACCTGCTGGCCAAGGCGCTCAAACGCCCGGAAAACTTCGTTGGCATGCACTTCTTCAACCCGGTGCACATGATGCCGCTGGTGGAAGTGATCCGTGGCGAAAAGTCCAGTGAGGTGGCGGTCGCTACCACCGTGGCCTACGCCAAGAAAATGGGCAAGAACCCGATCGTGGTCAACGATTGCCCGGGCTTCCTGGTCAACCGCGTGCTGTTCCCGTACTTCGGCGGCTTCGCCAAGCTGGTCAGCGCCGGTGTCGATTTCGTGCGTATCGACAAGGTCATGGAAAAGTTCGGCTGGCCGATGGGCCCAGCGTACCTGATGGACGTGGTCGGCATCGACACCGGCCACCATGGCCGCGACGTGATGGCCGAAGGCTTCCCGGATCGCATGAAGGACGAGCGCCGCTCGGCCGTTGACGCACTGTACGAGGCCAACCGCCTGGGCCAGAAGAACGGCAAGGGCTTCTACGCCTACGAAACCGACAAGCGCGGCAAACCGAAGAAGGTCGCCGACGCCAGCGTGCTCGACGTGCTCAAGCCGATCGTCTTCGAGCAGCGTGAAGTCAGCGACGAGGACATCATCAACTGGATGATGATCCCGCTGTGCCTGGAGACTGTGCGCTGCCTGGAAGACGGCATCGTCGAAACCGCTGCCGAAGCCGACATGGGTCTGGTCTACGGCATTGGCTTCCCTCCCTTCCGCGGTGGTGCGCTGCGCTACATCGACTCGATCGGTGTGGCCGAATTCGTTGCCTTGGCCGATCAGTACGCTGACCTGGGGCCGCTGTACCACCCGACCGCCAAGCTGCGTGAAATGGCCAAGAACGGCCAGCGCTTCTTCAACTGA
- the fadA gene encoding acetyl-CoA C-acyltransferase FadA, giving the protein MSLNPRDVVIVDFGRTPMGRSKGGMHRNTRAEDMSAHLISKLLERNDKVDPKEVEDVIWGCVNQTLEQGWNIARMASLMTQIPHTSAAQTVSRLCGSSMSALHTAAQAIMTGNGDVFVVGGVEHMGHVSMMHGVDPNPHLSLHAAKASGMMGLTAEMLGKMHGITREQQDLFGLRSHQLAHKATVEGKFKDEIIPMQGYDENGFLKVFDFDETIRPETTLEGLASLKPAFNPKGGTVTAGTSSQITDGASCMIVMSGQRAMDLGIQPLAVIRSMAVAGVDPAIMGYGPVPSTQKALKRAGLTMADIDFIELNEAFAAQALPVLKDLKVLDKMDEKVNLHGGAIALGHPFGCSGARISGTLLNVMKQNGGTLGVATMCVGLGQGITTVFERV; this is encoded by the coding sequence ATGAGCCTGAATCCAAGAGACGTGGTGATTGTCGACTTCGGTCGCACGCCGATGGGCCGCTCCAAGGGTGGCATGCACCGCAATACCCGCGCCGAAGACATGTCGGCGCACCTGATCAGCAAGCTGCTGGAACGTAACGACAAGGTCGACCCGAAAGAAGTCGAGGACGTGATCTGGGGCTGCGTCAACCAGACTCTCGAACAGGGCTGGAACATCGCCCGCATGGCCTCGCTGATGACCCAGATCCCGCATACCTCCGCGGCGCAGACTGTCAGCCGCCTGTGCGGCTCGTCGATGAGTGCCCTGCACACCGCCGCCCAGGCGATCATGACCGGCAACGGTGATGTGTTCGTGGTCGGTGGCGTGGAGCACATGGGCCACGTCAGCATGATGCATGGCGTCGACCCCAACCCGCACCTGTCCTTGCATGCCGCCAAGGCTTCCGGGATGATGGGCCTGACCGCGGAAATGCTTGGCAAGATGCACGGCATTACCCGTGAGCAGCAGGACCTGTTCGGCCTGCGTTCGCACCAGCTGGCCCACAAGGCCACGGTCGAAGGCAAGTTCAAGGACGAAATCATCCCGATGCAGGGCTATGACGAGAACGGCTTCCTGAAGGTGTTCGATTTCGACGAAACCATTCGCCCGGAAACCACTCTCGAGGGCCTGGCATCGCTGAAGCCGGCGTTCAACCCGAAAGGCGGTACCGTCACTGCCGGTACCTCGTCGCAGATCACCGACGGTGCATCGTGCATGATCGTCATGTCCGGCCAGCGTGCCATGGACCTGGGTATCCAGCCGTTGGCGGTCATCCGTTCCATGGCGGTGGCCGGTGTCGACCCGGCGATCATGGGCTACGGCCCGGTGCCGTCGACCCAGAAGGCCCTCAAGCGTGCCGGCCTGACCATGGCCGACATCGACTTCATCGAGCTCAACGAAGCCTTTGCCGCACAGGCCCTGCCAGTGCTGAAGGACCTGAAAGTGCTCGACAAGATGGATGAGAAGGTTAACCTGCACGGCGGGGCCATTGCCTTGGGCCACCCGTTCGGTTGCTCTGGGGCACGGATTTCCGGCACCCTGCTCAACGTCATGAAGCAGAATGGCGGCACCCTGGGGGTGGCGACCATGTGCGTCGGCCTCGGCCAAGGTATCACCACTGTCTTCGAACGCGTCTGA
- a CDS encoding DUF1653 domain-containing protein, giving the protein MQIQPGVYRHYKGPEYRVFSVARHSESEEWMVFYQCLYGDYSFWVRPLSMFQESVEVDGEQVPRFALVKAEEGLPGLLGKSHE; this is encoded by the coding sequence ATGCAGATACAACCAGGCGTGTACCGGCATTACAAAGGGCCTGAGTACCGTGTCTTCAGTGTTGCGCGGCATTCCGAGAGCGAAGAGTGGATGGTGTTCTACCAATGCCTGTATGGTGATTACAGCTTCTGGGTACGACCACTTTCGATGTTCCAGGAGTCCGTCGAGGTTGACGGCGAGCAGGTGCCACGCTTTGCTTTGGTCAAGGCCGAAGAGGGGCTGCCCGGGCTGCTGGGCAAGTCGCACGAGTGA
- the topA gene encoding type I DNA topoisomerase — MGKSLVIVESPAKAKTINKYLGNQYVVKSSIGHIRDLPTSGSASASKEPAAKRGKAAGEAPALSPKEKARRQLVARMGVDPDHGWKAKYEILPGKEKVIEELRRLAKDADTIYLATDLDREGEAIAWHLREAIGGDDTRYKRVVFNEITKKAIQDAFSQPGELDIDRVNAQQARRFLDRVVGYMVSPLLWAKIARGLSAGRVQSVAVKLVVEREREIRAFIPEEYWEIHADLGTAKNAKVRFEVAREKGEAFKPLNEAQAMAALEKLKASSYSVVKREDRPTSSKPSAPFITSTLQQAASNRLGFGVKKTMMMAQRLYEAGYITYMRTDSTNLSADALDMARSYIEREFGKQYLPEAALVYGSKEGAQEAHEAIRPSDVNTHPTKLSGMERDAERLYELIWRQFLACQMPPAQYLSTSVTVAAGDFELRAKGRILKFDGYTRVLPQQSKPGEDDVLPEMVQGEALKLIQIDPSQHFTKPPARFTEASLVKEMEKRGIGRPSTYAAIISTIQDRGYVTLHNRRFYSEKMGDIVTERLSESFSNLMDYGFTADMEENLDDVAQGERDWKNVLDEFYGDFSKKLQTAESSEDGMRANQPTMTNIPCKECGRPMMIRTASTGVFLGCSGYSLPPKERCKATVNLVPGDEIAADDEGESESRVLLGKHRCPICATAMDAYLLDEKHKLHICGNNPDCAGYEIEEGNYRIKGYEGPSLECDKCGSEMQLKTGRFGKFFGCTNPACKNTRKLLKSGEAAPPKMDKVDMPELKCEKVDDTYVLRDGASGLFLAASQFPKNRETRAPLVLEIVPHKHEIDPKYHFLCDAPQKDPEGRPAVIRYSRKTKEQYVQSEVDGKPTGWKAFYDGNAWKVEDKR, encoded by the coding sequence ATGGGCAAATCGCTGGTCATTGTGGAATCCCCGGCCAAGGCCAAGACCATCAACAAGTACCTGGGCAACCAGTACGTGGTGAAGTCGAGTATCGGCCATATCCGAGACCTCCCCACCAGCGGTTCGGCCAGCGCCAGCAAAGAGCCAGCCGCCAAGCGTGGCAAGGCCGCGGGTGAGGCTCCGGCCCTGTCGCCGAAAGAAAAGGCCCGCCGCCAGCTGGTGGCACGCATGGGCGTCGACCCCGATCACGGCTGGAAGGCCAAGTACGAGATCCTGCCTGGCAAGGAAAAGGTGATCGAAGAGCTGCGTCGCCTGGCCAAGGATGCCGACACCATCTATCTCGCAACCGACTTGGACCGCGAAGGGGAAGCCATCGCCTGGCACCTGCGCGAGGCCATCGGCGGCGACGACACCCGCTACAAGCGTGTGGTGTTCAACGAAATCACCAAGAAGGCCATTCAGGATGCCTTCTCGCAGCCAGGCGAGCTGGATATCGACCGGGTCAACGCCCAGCAGGCGCGACGCTTCCTCGACCGCGTGGTCGGCTACATGGTTTCGCCGCTGCTGTGGGCCAAGATCGCCCGTGGCCTGTCCGCCGGCCGTGTACAGTCGGTGGCGGTGAAGCTGGTGGTGGAGCGCGAGCGCGAAATCCGGGCGTTCATCCCGGAAGAATACTGGGAAATCCACGCCGACCTCGGCACCGCCAAGAACGCCAAGGTGCGTTTCGAAGTGGCGCGCGAGAAAGGTGAGGCCTTCAAGCCGCTCAACGAAGCGCAGGCCATGGCAGCGCTCGAGAAGCTCAAGGCTTCCAGCTACAGCGTGGTCAAGCGCGAAGACCGCCCGACCAGCAGCAAGCCGTCGGCTCCGTTCATTACCTCCACCCTGCAGCAGGCAGCCAGCAACCGCCTGGGCTTCGGTGTGAAGAAAACCATGATGATGGCCCAACGCTTGTATGAAGCCGGCTACATCACCTACATGCGTACCGACTCGACCAACCTGTCGGCCGACGCCCTGGACATGGCGCGCAGCTACATCGAGCGCGAGTTCGGCAAGCAGTACCTGCCCGAAGCAGCGCTGGTGTACGGCAGCAAGGAAGGCGCCCAGGAGGCGCACGAAGCGATTCGTCCTTCCGACGTGAATACCCACCCGACCAAGCTCAGTGGCATGGAGCGCGACGCCGAGCGCCTGTACGAGCTGATCTGGCGCCAGTTCCTGGCCTGCCAGATGCCGCCGGCGCAGTACCTGTCCACCAGCGTTACCGTGGCCGCAGGCGACTTCGAGCTGCGTGCCAAGGGCCGTATCCTCAAGTTCGACGGTTACACCCGTGTGCTGCCGCAGCAGAGCAAACCGGGCGAAGACGATGTGTTGCCGGAAATGGTCCAGGGTGAAGCGCTGAAGCTGATCCAGATCGACCCGAGCCAGCATTTCACCAAGCCACCGGCGCGTTTCACCGAAGCCAGCCTGGTCAAGGAAATGGAAAAGCGCGGCATCGGCCGCCCGTCGACCTATGCCGCGATCATTTCGACCATTCAGGACCGTGGCTATGTGACCCTGCACAACCGCCGCTTCTATTCCGAGAAGATGGGCGACATCGTCACCGAGCGCCTGTCCGAGAGCTTCTCCAACCTGATGGACTACGGCTTTACCGCCGACATGGAAGAGAACCTCGACGACGTGGCCCAGGGCGAGCGTGACTGGAAGAACGTGCTCGACGAGTTCTACGGCGACTTCAGCAAGAAGCTGCAGACTGCCGAATCCAGCGAAGACGGCATGCGCGCCAACCAGCCGACCATGACCAACATTCCGTGCAAGGAATGTGGCCGGCCGATGATGATCCGCACCGCCTCCACTGGCGTGTTCCTCGGTTGCTCGGGCTACAGCCTGCCGCCGAAAGAGCGCTGCAAGGCCACCGTCAACCTGGTGCCGGGCGACGAAATTGCCGCTGACGACGAGGGCGAATCGGAATCCCGCGTGTTGCTGGGCAAGCACCGCTGCCCGATCTGCGCCACGGCGATGGATGCCTACCTGCTGGATGAGAAGCACAAGCTGCACATCTGCGGTAACAACCCGGATTGCGCCGGCTACGAGATCGAGGAAGGCAATTACCGCATCAAGGGCTATGAAGGGCCGAGCCTGGAGTGCGACAAGTGCGGCAGCGAGATGCAGTTGAAGACTGGCCGTTTCGGCAAGTTCTTCGGTTGCACCAACCCGGCGTGCAAGAACACCCGCAAGCTGCTCAAGAGTGGCGAGGCGGCGCCACCGAAGATGGACAAGGTGGACATGCCGGAGCTCAAGTGCGAGAAGGTCGACGATACCTACGTGTTGCGTGATGGCGCTTCGGGGCTGTTCCTGGCCGCCAGCCAGTTCCCCAAGAACCGCGAAACCCGCGCACCGCTGGTGCTGGAGATCGTGCCGCACAAACACGAGATCGACCCGAAGTACCACTTCCTGTGCGATGCGCCACAGAAGGACCCGGAAGGTCGCCCTGCGGTGATTCGCTACAGCCGCAAGACCAAGGAGCAGTATGTGCAATCCGAGGTTGATGGCAAGCCGACCGGCTGGAAGGCGTTCTATGACGGCAATGCGTGGAAGGTTGAAGACAAGCGCTGA